The following are encoded together in the Candidatus Limnocylindrales bacterium genome:
- the kdsA gene encoding 3-deoxy-8-phosphooctulonate synthase, protein MMNLSQEVRVGPIKIGGGNPLVLIAGPCVIESPEHTLRVAEKLKEITSDLRIPLIFKASYDKANRTSIHSFRGPGLIRGLEVLQAVKDKFKIPVLSDVHETNQVEVAKEVLDVIQIPAFLCRQTDLVLAAAESGRVVNVKKGQFLAPWDMEHVVKKIEFAGNRKILLTERGTSFGYNNLVVDMRSIPILQKFGYPVIFDATHSVQLPGGAGSSSGGQREFIPHLARAATALGCEALFMEVHPEPHEALSDAATAFKLAELPGLLRQLIEIHALVRSFPSG, encoded by the coding sequence ATGATGAACCTCAGTCAAGAAGTCAGGGTAGGTCCGATAAAAATAGGTGGTGGGAATCCTCTGGTTCTTATAGCCGGTCCTTGTGTGATAGAAAGTCCCGAGCATACTTTACGAGTAGCCGAGAAGCTCAAGGAAATCACGTCGGATTTGAGAATTCCTTTGATTTTTAAAGCCTCTTATGATAAGGCCAATCGAACCTCGATCCATTCATTCAGAGGTCCTGGATTAATTCGAGGGCTTGAAGTGCTTCAGGCTGTCAAAGATAAATTTAAGATACCGGTTTTGTCGGATGTCCATGAGACGAATCAGGTAGAGGTAGCGAAAGAGGTTTTGGATGTTATTCAAATTCCTGCTTTTTTATGTCGGCAGACGGATCTGGTTTTGGCAGCAGCCGAAAGTGGGCGGGTCGTAAACGTAAAGAAAGGTCAGTTTTTGGCTCCTTGGGATATGGAACATGTGGTCAAAAAAATAGAATTTGCAGGGAATCGAAAAATTTTATTGACGGAGCGGGGAACTTCCTTCGGCTATAACAATCTGGTGGTAGATATGAGATCTATTCCCATCCTGCAGAAGTTCGGTTATCCGGTTATTTTCGATGCCACCCACAGTGTTCAGCTCCCAGGTGGAGCCGGATCCAGTTCTGGGGGACAGCGGGAATTTATTCCCCACCTTGCCCGGGCTGCGACGGCCCTTGGATGTGAAGCCCTTTTTATGGAAGTCCATCCAGAACCCCATGAGGCTTTATCCGATGCAGCCACAGCCTTCAAACTGGCAGAACTTCCAGGACTCTTGCGACAACTGATAGAAATCCACGCTTTGGTCCGGAGTTTCCCATCTGGGTAG
- a CDS encoding Maf family protein has protein sequence MKDLNIILASASPRRQELLRQIGVKFEVIPSYISEDFEITLPPGEAVRILAERKATAVAQIRPEALIIAADTIVYLDGNILGKPDSPEKAAEMLRQLSGRTHQVITGVAFRCVERGIQESLEVTSDVTFGVLSEDLITRYVETGEPLDKAGAYGIQGMGAVLVESIKGSYSNIVGLPLFEVARVLRRYMGSWDYLNTLR, from the coding sequence ATGAAGGATCTGAATATTATTCTCGCATCTGCCTCCCCAAGACGTCAAGAGCTCCTCCGGCAAATCGGGGTGAAGTTTGAGGTCATTCCGAGTTATATATCGGAAGACTTTGAAATAACCTTACCACCTGGAGAAGCCGTCAGAATACTTGCTGAACGGAAAGCTACAGCAGTGGCACAAATCCGACCTGAGGCCCTTATTATTGCAGCAGATACGATTGTTTATTTAGACGGGAATATCTTAGGTAAACCCGACTCCCCTGAAAAAGCTGCCGAAATGTTACGGCAATTAAGTGGGCGCACCCATCAGGTTATTACAGGTGTTGCCTTCCGTTGTGTAGAGCGAGGAATTCAGGAATCTTTAGAGGTCACGAGCGATGTAACCTTTGGAGTGCTTTCGGAGGATCTGATTACCCGGTACGTTGAAACAGGAGAACCTCTAGATAAGGCTGGAGCTTATGGTATTCAAGGAATGGGTGCTGTTCTGGTAGAGTCTATCAAAGGCTCTTACTCCAATATTGTTGGACTTCCTTTGTTTGAGGTTGCCAGGGTTTTGAGACGTTATATGGGTAGCTGGGATTATTTAAATACTCTAAGGTAA
- a CDS encoding NAD(P)/FAD-dependent oxidoreductase: MHKKADIVIIGAGAAGLMAGIWAGRTDPNRSIIILDGARKLGAKILVSGGGRCNVTHDQVDEYAYAGSSRNAIKKVLRRFDVPQTVEFFRELGVDLKREETGKLFPVTDNAKTVLQALLVAVEKANVQIKYPYRVERVEKTKEGFCIRGVWGQIHARYVVLATGGKSLPRSGSDGHGYEIAKSLGHRLTPHIFPALVPLTLPKDHFICALSGITVPATLDLWSGSGKKLISFTDSTLCTHFGLSGPSVLDISRYYIAARYEDPKTTLTINWLPGKTPEQMDQELQALGSTLLQRYLHTYLPQRLARTLCEQAGVEPGTPGHQLTRTQRKALVHTVTRLPLPLTGHRGYNFAEVTAGGVPLDELHLNTMASRVCPGLYLCGEICDVDGRVGGFNFQWAWASGYTAGISVGK, from the coding sequence ATGCATAAAAAGGCGGACATTGTCATCATTGGAGCAGGGGCAGCGGGACTTATGGCCGGCATTTGGGCAGGACGGACAGATCCAAACCGCTCTATTATCATCCTGGATGGAGCCCGTAAGCTCGGAGCAAAGATCCTTGTATCTGGTGGGGGACGGTGCAATGTAACCCATGATCAGGTCGACGAATATGCCTATGCAGGTTCCTCCCGCAATGCCATTAAGAAGGTGCTTCGTCGATTTGATGTCCCTCAAACCGTTGAATTCTTCCGAGAGTTGGGTGTTGATCTCAAACGAGAAGAAACCGGGAAACTCTTTCCTGTTACCGATAACGCAAAAACCGTTCTCCAGGCTTTACTCGTCGCGGTAGAGAAAGCTAATGTACAAATCAAATATCCTTACCGGGTAGAGAGGGTTGAGAAAACAAAGGAAGGTTTTTGCATCCGGGGGGTGTGGGGCCAGATCCATGCACGCTATGTAGTCCTGGCTACCGGAGGAAAAAGCCTTCCCCGATCGGGTTCTGATGGACACGGTTATGAAATCGCTAAATCTCTGGGTCACCGCCTCACACCCCATATCTTTCCGGCTCTCGTGCCTTTGACCTTACCAAAGGATCATTTTATCTGCGCCCTGAGTGGAATCACCGTACCGGCCACCCTGGATTTGTGGTCAGGAAGTGGCAAAAAGTTAATTTCGTTCACCGACTCCACGCTTTGTACCCATTTTGGACTTTCCGGACCCTCCGTCCTCGATATAAGCCGATACTATATCGCAGCCAGGTATGAGGATCCTAAGACCACACTGACCATTAATTGGCTACCTGGAAAGACTCCAGAACAGATGGATCAGGAGTTGCAAGCCTTGGGATCGACCCTTCTGCAAAGGTATCTTCATACCTATTTACCCCAACGATTGGCACGTACTCTCTGTGAACAGGCCGGTGTTGAACCGGGTACCCCGGGTCATCAACTGACCCGAACCCAGCGGAAGGCCCTGGTTCATACGGTTACCCGATTACCGTTACCCCTTACCGGTCATCGTGGATACAACTTCGCCGAAGTTACAGCCGGTGGGGTACCCCTCGACGAACTGCACCTCAATACCATGGCATCGAGAGTTTGTCCCGGGTTATATCTCTGTGGGGAAATTTGCGATGTAGACGGTCGCGTTGGTGGTTTCAATTTTCAATGGGCCTGGGCAAGCGGCTATACGGCCGGCATATCGGTGGGAAAATAA
- a CDS encoding amidohydrolase family protein: protein MAKTVIKNIGTLISGDFSNPLLEGDTLVIENGRILQTGYWKDCQTEGAQKIIDAKGSTVAPGLIDSHVHPVFGDFTPRQRTVDFIDSELHGGVTTMISAGEVHLPGRPKDIVGVKALAIVAARSFKNLRPSGVKVHAGAPILELGMVEEDFAEMARAGVKLIGEIGLGSVKEGKDAAPMVRWAKKYDMTVTIHTGGPSIAGSNAITADTVMEASPHIVGHINGGHTSMLLKDIEKLVTQTDMALEIVHCGNIKAALHTLTTARETGNLHRIIIGNDAPSGTGVIPLGILRVLSFLSSFEEVAPEQIFAMATGNTARVHNLPVGFIKPGYEADLIIIDAPIGSAGKDALSALKAGDLPGISMVLVDGEIKVQKSRNTPPAARMAEVS, encoded by the coding sequence ATGGCGAAGACGGTGATAAAAAATATTGGGACGCTGATCTCGGGAGATTTTTCTAATCCTCTTTTGGAGGGGGATACGCTGGTGATTGAGAACGGTCGGATTCTCCAAACCGGATATTGGAAAGATTGTCAGACGGAAGGTGCCCAGAAAATCATTGACGCCAAAGGAAGTACGGTAGCCCCGGGTTTAATAGATTCCCATGTCCATCCAGTTTTTGGAGATTTTACGCCCAGGCAGAGAACGGTTGATTTCATCGATAGTGAGCTCCACGGTGGGGTAACGACCATGATTTCTGCCGGAGAAGTTCATTTACCGGGTCGGCCTAAGGATATTGTAGGTGTGAAGGCGCTGGCCATAGTAGCCGCCCGTTCTTTTAAAAATCTGAGACCCAGCGGAGTCAAAGTTCATGCGGGGGCTCCCATTCTGGAACTGGGGATGGTTGAGGAAGACTTTGCCGAAATGGCCCGGGCCGGGGTGAAACTTATCGGTGAGATCGGGCTGGGGAGTGTGAAAGAAGGGAAAGATGCTGCACCGATGGTACGGTGGGCCAAGAAATACGATATGACCGTTACGATCCATACCGGAGGCCCGTCCATTGCAGGAAGTAATGCGATCACTGCAGATACCGTTATGGAAGCAAGCCCCCATATCGTGGGACACATCAACGGAGGCCATACTTCGATGCTTTTAAAAGATATTGAGAAGTTGGTGACTCAAACCGACATGGCCCTGGAGATAGTCCATTGTGGTAATATCAAAGCCGCTTTGCATACTTTAACCACGGCACGAGAGACGGGAAATTTGCACCGTATCATTATCGGAAATGATGCCCCTTCCGGAACAGGTGTCATACCGTTGGGCATCTTACGGGTTCTGAGCTTTCTTTCGTCCTTTGAAGAGGTGGCTCCCGAACAGATCTTTGCTATGGCCACGGGAAATACGGCTCGTGTCCATAACCTTCCGGTAGGATTTATCAAACCGGGTTACGAAGCAGACCTGATAATTATCGATGCTCCCATAGGCTCCGCCGGAAAAGATGCTCTTTCGGCCCTTAAAGCAGGCGACCTTCCCGGCATCTCCATGGTTCTCGTCGACGGCGAGATTAAGGTCCAGAAAAGTCGAAATACTCCTCCAGCAGCTCGTATGGCGGAGGTATCTTAA
- a CDS encoding FAD binding domain-containing protein: MYILARSLKEATEFLFAASERVIILAGGTDLMVFNRDLIAEAEQRKNPILDVSRVAEMRNIRLENHQLVIGSVVTYRDVLLSRPVQRYGLALVEASQRTGSAQIRNVGTLGGNVVNASPAGDALTALIALNGEVEIAYGQEYYRQNIETFLKGPKKTGLPENHLVTRLLVPVYQGYVGSSFYKLVNRASSQHGLAISVVSATAVVQLSKDKSRIERTRLVLGAVAPTPVRARPSEEILQERPISRDLIKEAALAAVQVIAPIDDIRATATYRREVVPAIVENVLIHAIRKAAYSS, translated from the coding sequence GTGTACATTCTGGCCAGGTCCCTTAAAGAAGCGACTGAATTTCTCTTTGCAGCATCGGAAAGGGTTATTATTCTGGCAGGTGGGACCGATTTGATGGTTTTCAATAGGGACCTGATCGCAGAGGCCGAACAACGGAAAAATCCGATTTTAGATGTTTCTCGGGTTGCGGAGATGCGAAACATCCGGCTGGAAAATCATCAACTGGTCATCGGAAGTGTGGTAACCTATCGAGATGTCTTGTTGAGTCGACCGGTCCAGCGTTATGGTTTAGCTCTGGTAGAAGCTTCCCAGAGAACCGGTTCCGCCCAGATTCGTAATGTGGGAACATTGGGGGGGAATGTGGTAAATGCTTCCCCGGCCGGAGATGCTTTGACGGCCCTGATAGCCCTTAATGGGGAAGTTGAGATAGCTTATGGGCAGGAATATTATCGGCAAAATATCGAAACTTTCCTTAAAGGGCCTAAAAAAACAGGGCTGCCTGAAAATCACCTGGTTACGCGCCTTTTAGTTCCTGTTTACCAGGGTTATGTTGGAAGTTCGTTTTACAAGTTAGTTAACCGTGCTTCGAGTCAGCATGGTTTGGCTATTTCGGTGGTCAGTGCTACTGCAGTAGTTCAGTTAAGCAAGGATAAGTCCCGCATAGAACGGACCCGATTGGTATTGGGAGCTGTGGCTCCTACACCAGTTCGTGCCCGACCAAGCGAGGAAATCCTGCAGGAGCGTCCAATCTCCAGGGATCTTATCAAAGAAGCTGCGCTAGCCGCCGTTCAGGTTATCGCGCCTATCGACGATATCCGTGCCACGGCTACCTATCGCCGGGAAGTAGTCCCTGCGATTGTAGAAAATGTGTTGATCCATGCAATCAGAAAAGCTGCCTATTCATCCTGA
- a CDS encoding molybdopterin cofactor-binding domain-containing protein → MFEIRFTLNEQPVCVFSHPGKSLLQVLREDLKLTGTKMGCLEGECGACSVFVNGTLVNSCLIPVGKVQGSTVITIEGLAGHPDFPVIQRAFLEKWAVQCGICIPGMIMATKALLDKNPNPSRQEIKTFLSGNLCRCTGYVKILEAVEFAAFLLQGDPKNGDARVEEQGSREDGAVAFSPSPIRLVGRSITRVDGAEKISGTAKYADDYHLEDMHYLHLVRSPHAHARILRIQMEEALLEPGVLGILTAKDIPGRNRFGIIVEDQPVLAEDRVRFKGEAVAMVVASSRERAQKAAEKVRVDYELLPALFSPFEALKPDAPQLHDSGNILSNPMVKRGDVEEGFSQSEIIVENTFETTFIEHAYLETEAGIAYLDEKGRITLRVSTQTPHMDQEATARILGVPGHQVRVIQATTGGGFGGKLDISVQPFLALAVHKFGKPVKLTYSREESFLSTTKRHPYVMTCKLGAKRDGTLVAAQVNIVGDTGAYASWGPTVIKRAVIHGSGPYSLSHYLGEGKVVYTNNPIAGAMRGFSTPQMAFATESQMDILATRLGIDPIALRLKNCLKPGSVTATGQVLGVSVGMEETLLAVRNKWEEIKGRYPLGRQGDFAYGFGVAGMWYGIGNTAMSNPSRVRLELEPDGKIHLYTGAADIGQGSSTVLLQILADEMETSMDQLRLTTADTEITPDSGKTSASRQVFITGNAIRDAAGQLKETLLKRGAELLKCPIDSLNVGRGYIFSQDQQRSVSFAEVARYLRDTRSPTSFMGYFDPQTTPLSELGQGSPYQTYGFGTHLAHVQVHTRTGEVKVLQFIAAHDVGRAINPKGVEGQIEGGVVMGLGFALTERFVPEKTHNFSTYLIPTFEETPEIYPLIIESEEPAGPFGAKGVGELAMIGTAPAIINAIYNATGARIYSLPATPEKVFNALKNSSLSGAR, encoded by the coding sequence ATGTTTGAAATCCGTTTTACCCTTAATGAACAGCCTGTCTGTGTTTTTTCGCATCCCGGCAAGTCATTGCTACAGGTCTTACGGGAAGATCTAAAATTAACAGGTACCAAAATGGGGTGCTTGGAAGGTGAATGTGGAGCTTGCAGTGTTTTTGTTAACGGAACTCTGGTTAATTCCTGTTTAATACCGGTAGGTAAAGTACAGGGGAGTACCGTGATAACCATCGAAGGATTGGCCGGGCACCCGGACTTTCCCGTTATCCAACGGGCTTTCTTGGAAAAATGGGCGGTTCAATGTGGAATTTGTATTCCTGGGATGATCATGGCAACCAAGGCTCTGTTAGATAAAAATCCCAATCCTTCCCGACAAGAGATTAAAACCTTTTTATCCGGTAATCTTTGTCGATGTACAGGATACGTGAAGATCCTGGAAGCAGTGGAGTTTGCAGCGTTCCTCCTGCAGGGAGATCCAAAAAATGGAGATGCCCGGGTAGAAGAGCAGGGGAGTAGGGAAGATGGGGCAGTTGCCTTCTCCCCCTCCCCTATCCGCCTGGTTGGCCGCTCCATAACCCGGGTGGATGGTGCCGAGAAGATTTCAGGTACAGCCAAATATGCAGATGACTATCATCTGGAGGATATGCATTACCTTCACCTGGTGCGGAGTCCCCATGCCCATGCCAGGATTTTGAGGATTCAAATGGAAGAGGCTCTCCTGGAACCGGGGGTTCTGGGGATTCTAACGGCTAAAGATATTCCCGGTCGTAATCGGTTTGGTATTATTGTTGAAGATCAGCCGGTTCTGGCCGAAGATCGGGTCCGGTTCAAAGGGGAAGCCGTGGCTATGGTGGTTGCCTCTTCTCGAGAAAGAGCTCAAAAGGCTGCAGAAAAGGTCCGGGTGGACTATGAACTACTACCTGCCCTGTTCTCACCCTTTGAGGCTTTGAAACCGGATGCCCCCCAACTCCATGACTCCGGAAATATACTTTCGAATCCCATGGTAAAGCGAGGTGATGTAGAAGAAGGGTTCTCCCAATCTGAAATTATTGTGGAGAATACCTTTGAGACTACCTTCATCGAGCATGCTTACCTTGAGACTGAAGCCGGAATTGCCTACCTGGATGAAAAGGGTCGCATTACCCTGCGGGTTTCGACCCAAACCCCCCACATGGATCAGGAAGCGACTGCCAGGATCCTGGGAGTACCGGGTCATCAGGTTCGGGTTATCCAGGCAACCACGGGGGGAGGATTTGGAGGTAAACTGGATATCTCCGTTCAGCCTTTCCTGGCTCTGGCCGTTCATAAGTTTGGAAAACCGGTTAAATTGACTTACAGCCGGGAGGAATCCTTTCTCAGTACCACAAAACGCCATCCCTATGTCATGACTTGTAAACTGGGTGCTAAACGGGATGGTACCCTGGTTGCGGCTCAGGTAAACATTGTAGGAGATACCGGGGCTTATGCTTCGTGGGGTCCAACTGTCATTAAGCGTGCGGTTATCCACGGGAGTGGTCCTTACTCCCTCTCCCATTACCTGGGTGAGGGTAAGGTTGTGTACACCAACAATCCCATTGCCGGAGCCATGAGAGGATTCAGCACGCCGCAAATGGCCTTTGCAACCGAATCCCAGATGGATATCCTGGCGACCAGATTGGGTATAGATCCTATCGCACTTCGGTTAAAAAACTGTTTGAAACCCGGCTCGGTTACAGCTACCGGACAGGTCTTGGGTGTGAGTGTCGGAATGGAGGAAACCTTGCTGGCCGTCCGGAATAAATGGGAGGAGATCAAGGGAAGATATCCTCTGGGGCGGCAAGGAGATTTCGCCTATGGATTTGGGGTAGCGGGTATGTGGTATGGAATTGGAAATACGGCCATGAGCAACCCTTCCCGCGTGAGATTAGAACTGGAGCCCGATGGGAAAATCCATCTCTATACCGGTGCAGCCGATATTGGACAGGGTTCAAGCACGGTTCTTCTTCAAATTTTGGCCGATGAAATGGAAACCTCTATGGATCAACTTCGCCTGACTACAGCCGACACAGAAATTACCCCTGATTCCGGAAAAACCTCGGCCAGCCGCCAGGTTTTTATCACAGGAAATGCTATTCGGGATGCAGCAGGACAACTGAAGGAGACTTTGCTGAAACGAGGAGCAGAACTCTTGAAATGCCCAATAGATAGCTTAAACGTGGGTCGTGGGTATATCTTCTCTCAGGATCAACAACGATCTGTATCCTTTGCCGAAGTTGCCCGTTATCTTCGAGATACCCGGTCTCCCACCTCTTTTATGGGCTACTTTGATCCTCAAACAACCCCTCTCAGCGAGCTTGGACAGGGATCTCCTTACCAAACTTATGGTTTCGGAACCCATCTGGCCCATGTTCAAGTCCATACCCGTACGGGGGAAGTTAAGGTCCTTCAGTTTATCGCAGCCCACGATGTCGGCAGAGCGATCAATCCCAAAGGCGTCGAGGGTCAAATTGAAGGAGGGGTTGTAATGGGGTTAGGATTTGCCCTTACAGAACGGTTTGTTCCAGAGAAAACCCACAATTTTTCCACTTATTTAATTCCAACCTTCGAGGAAACTCCCGAAATTTATCCCCTTATCATTGAAAGTGAAGAACCTGCAGGTCCTTTTGGTGCAAAGGGGGTAGGAGAATTGGCCATGATCGGCACGGCCCCGGCCATTATTAACGCCATTTATAATGCCACAGGGGCCCGGATTTATAGCCTTCCGGCAACTCCAGAGAAGGTTTTTAATGCCTTAAAAAATAGTTCGTTGTCCGGGGCCCGTTGA
- a CDS encoding amino acid synthesis family protein: MRKQQATNDGQQIQEMKIRKFVTIVEEVLSELGREVPKPIKKAAAIAVIENPFAGKYVEDLTELIEIGAELGDLLGKRAVEALGISPDKVESYGKAAVVGIFGELEHAAAILHPKFGDPFRKQVGGGKAIIPSAKKVGPPATPIDIPLHYKDAAFVRSHFDAMEVRVADSPRPTEILVALAVTDGGRPLARIGGLRKEEARKEDGLR; encoded by the coding sequence ATGAGAAAGCAACAGGCAACGAATGATGGACAACAGATTCAAGAAATGAAAATCAGAAAATTCGTTACCATCGTTGAGGAGGTTTTAAGCGAGTTAGGCCGGGAAGTTCCAAAACCGATCAAGAAAGCCGCGGCCATTGCTGTGATAGAAAATCCGTTTGCAGGAAAATATGTCGAAGATTTAACCGAACTCATTGAAATCGGGGCAGAACTGGGAGATCTATTGGGGAAGCGCGCAGTGGAGGCTCTGGGGATTTCTCCAGATAAGGTAGAGAGCTATGGTAAAGCAGCTGTCGTGGGAATATTTGGAGAACTGGAGCATGCGGCAGCTATCCTCCATCCCAAGTTTGGAGATCCTTTTCGAAAACAGGTAGGAGGAGGAAAGGCAATTATTCCTTCAGCCAAAAAGGTCGGACCTCCGGCTACTCCTATTGATATTCCTCTCCATTACAAAGATGCCGCCTTTGTCCGTTCCCACTTCGATGCCATGGAGGTGCGGGTAGCGGATTCTCCAAGGCCTACAGAAATTTTGGTGGCCCTGGCTGTGACCGATGGAGGAAGACCTCTGGCCCGAATTGGAGGTTTAAGGAAAGAAGAGGCCAGGAAAGAAGACGGTCTGAGATAA
- a CDS encoding S8 family peptidase, translating to MEKQRFYKRSKVSYVLFFIICVGSFTCSLLPVALEVFLLPSISQAQERSPTSRVQKPKYVPGEVIIKLKSEAVVSKQKMMERPTETGNRMLDFLNSKYQVRAVEPVFKQRAQESRTLIADELSNVLKLKIDESKDVEAAAREYAGLEEVEYAEPNYFYFISAIPDDAFFSLQYGLQTTDKNGIDAVEAWDLERGSSNVIIGIVDSGVDYNHEDLAGKVLKGSDFVNNDEDPMDDNGHGTHVSGIAAAISNNHKGIAGVCWNCKILAVKSVDMDGSGANTWIANGITYAVDHGARVINLSLGGSNPSRTMELSIQDAYRRGAVIVAASGNDNSNTVEYPAAFPEVIAVGATNQQGIKAGFSNYGAYLSVVAPGQAIYSSLPNNRYQAWSGTSMATPHVAGLVGLILSKNPSLSNTQVRSILTSTADDLGDPGRDDFFGFGRINAFRALTEATKPGSGGSPTPTPPSSSLPPPPGKTTPGICGPFLHTLGAIFFLIAGWKFWNRDRRCKR from the coding sequence ATGGAAAAGCAAAGATTTTACAAAAGAAGTAAAGTATCTTACGTTTTGTTTTTTATCATTTGCGTTGGATCTTTCACCTGCTCCCTTTTGCCTGTTGCCTTGGAAGTCTTTCTTTTACCCTCTATTTCGCAGGCTCAGGAAAGGTCTCCAACTTCTCGGGTCCAAAAGCCAAAGTATGTTCCCGGTGAGGTTATTATCAAATTGAAGTCGGAGGCCGTGGTTTCAAAGCAAAAGATGATGGAACGGCCAACCGAAACGGGGAACAGAATGTTAGATTTCCTCAATAGCAAGTATCAGGTACGTGCCGTTGAACCTGTATTTAAGCAGAGAGCCCAGGAGTCCAGAACCCTGATAGCAGATGAACTTTCCAATGTTTTAAAACTGAAAATTGATGAGAGCAAGGATGTAGAAGCGGCTGCCCGGGAATATGCGGGATTGGAAGAGGTAGAATATGCCGAGCCGAACTATTTTTATTTTATTTCGGCTATTCCAGATGATGCCTTCTTTTCCCTCCAATATGGTCTCCAAACAACTGATAAGAATGGAATTGATGCCGTGGAAGCCTGGGATCTGGAAAGGGGAAGTTCTAACGTAATTATCGGAATTGTGGATTCCGGTGTGGATTATAATCACGAAGACCTGGCAGGTAAAGTCCTCAAAGGTTCTGATTTTGTAAATAACGATGAAGATCCCATGGATGATAACGGACATGGAACCCATGTCAGTGGGATTGCAGCGGCTATTTCCAATAATCATAAGGGAATTGCAGGGGTTTGCTGGAATTGCAAGATTTTAGCAGTCAAGTCGGTAGATATGGATGGTTCAGGTGCCAATACCTGGATTGCCAACGGTATTACTTATGCCGTCGATCACGGAGCCCGGGTCATTAATCTAAGCTTAGGAGGATCCAATCCGTCGAGGACTATGGAGCTATCCATTCAAGATGCCTATCGTCGTGGTGCCGTGATTGTAGCTGCAAGTGGGAATGATAATTCAAATACGGTGGAATATCCGGCGGCATTTCCTGAGGTTATTGCCGTTGGAGCTACCAATCAACAAGGCATAAAGGCCGGTTTTTCCAATTACGGAGCTTATCTCAGCGTAGTCGCTCCCGGTCAGGCCATTTATAGCTCTCTTCCCAACAATAGATATCAGGCCTGGAGCGGGACTTCCATGGCAACCCCCCACGTTGCAGGCCTGGTAGGTTTGATTCTTTCCAAAAATCCCTCTTTATCTAATACTCAGGTACGGTCTATCTTAACTTCCACGGCAGACGATCTGGGAGATCCGGGAAGAGACGATTTTTTTGGCTTCGGTCGAATCAATGCCTTTAGAGCCCTCACAGAAGCTACCAAACCAGGTTCGGGGGGTTCTCCGACTCCTACACCGCCTTCCTCTTCCCTTCCGCCACCTCCCGGTAAAACGACCCCTGGGATCTGTGGGCCCTTTCTTCATACCCTGGGGGCTATATTTTTTTTGATCGCCGGCTGGAAATTTTGGAATCGAGACCGTCGGTGTAAGAGGTAA
- a CDS encoding prolipoprotein diacylglyceryl transferase, whose amino-acid sequence MYPVLFNIGGFALYTQTVLLVVACLAGLWLALRYARRLSIPRDVVVDATFWGFLIAVLGARLLFVLLNWSYYRLYPTQILTLEGGGLSFQGGLIASGVTVLYLARRRGLDIWKVGDTLAPGLALALPIMRIGCLMNGCDSGIITTVPWGITINGAVRHPIQLYEAGLNLLLLPLLSYMASNYRQLSIPSGSLLLTYLFLSSLIRFGVDFYRPSEEKLPLGFTIPQLISLGIMMIALFYLLHRRSRFQNFQPAIKKNIAPRV is encoded by the coding sequence ATGTATCCTGTTTTATTCAACATAGGAGGCTTTGCTTTATATACCCAAACGGTATTGCTGGTCGTTGCTTGTCTGGCCGGACTCTGGTTGGCACTCCGGTATGCGAGGAGATTATCGATTCCTCGAGATGTGGTTGTGGATGCAACCTTCTGGGGATTTTTGATTGCCGTTTTAGGGGCTCGCTTGCTTTTTGTCCTTTTAAATTGGTCCTACTACCGCCTTTATCCCACCCAGATTTTAACCCTGGAGGGGGGAGGACTATCCTTTCAGGGCGGACTGATAGCTTCTGGAGTGACAGTTTTATACCTGGCTCGAAGGCGTGGTTTGGATATCTGGAAGGTAGGGGATACCCTGGCCCCGGGTCTGGCTTTAGCTTTACCCATTATGCGCATAGGATGCCTGATGAATGGGTGCGATTCCGGAATTATCACAACGGTTCCCTGGGGGATTACAATAAACGGCGCTGTTCGACATCCTATTCAACTTTATGAGGCAGGTCTTAACCTTCTCCTCCTTCCATTACTATCCTACATGGCAAGCAATTATCGGCAATTGTCCATCCCTTCCGGTTCCCTGCTTCTCACTTACCTCTTTTTATCTTCCCTCATCCGTTTCGGTGTAGATTTCTATAGACCTTCAGAGGAAAAACTTCCCCTAGGTTTTACAATCCCCCAATTGATCTCTCTGGGAATTATGATGATAGCCTTGTTTTACCTCTTACACCGACGGTCTCGATTCCAAAATTTCCAGCCGGCGATCAAAAAAAATATAGCCCCCAGGGTATGA